Proteins from one Triticum aestivum cultivar Chinese Spring chromosome 7A, IWGSC CS RefSeq v2.1, whole genome shotgun sequence genomic window:
- the LOC123146900 gene encoding desmethyl-deoxy-podophyllotoxin synthase-like gives MAVLIEPVVFPPLYPLLLPLLVIVPLLYLVRSSSRRNGGVRRRLPPSPWALPVIGHLHHLAGALPHRAMRDLSRRHGPLMLLRLCELRVVVASSADAAREMLRTHDLAFAGRPMTPTGRVLLGDSLGVIAAPYGRAWRQLRMICTLELLTARRVRSFGPVRAEEVGRLLRSLAPEPGSAPAAVNLSERIAACVADSAVRAVIGSRFADRGAFLRLLERRMKLVPAKCLPDLFPSSRLAMLVSSMPRRIRRERREMMEFVDAIVREHQENRVAAGDEEDLLDVLLRVQSEGELDPPLTGDDIKTVIIDMFMAGSETSATLLQWAMAELVNNPGAMRKAQEEVRREVAGRVTEDALGSLRYVGLVIKETLRLHPPATLILRECRAACRVLGFDVPAGAMVLVNAWAIGRDAVSWGADAEEFRPERFDGSGVDFKGTDLEYIPFGAGRRMCPGVAFGLANVELALASLLYHFEWEVPEPGEELDMAEAMGLTTRRRSDLLLVPKLRVPLPC, from the exons ATGGCCGTGCTCATTGAGCCAGTAGTATTTCCTCCTCTCTACCCGCTCCTCCTTCCTCTGCTCGTCATCGTCCCCTTGCTCTACCTGGTCCGCTCGTCGTCGCGTCGGAACGGAGGAGTCCGACGGCGGCTGCCGCCGTCTCCGTGGGCGCTCCCCGTCATCGGCCACctccaccacctcgccggcgcGCTCCCGCACCGCGCGATGCGGGACCTGTCGCGCCGCCACGGGCCGCTCATGCTGCTCCGGCTCTGCGAGCTGCgcgtcgtcgtcgcctcctccgcGGACGCCGCGCGGGAGATGCTGAGGACGCACGACCTCGCGTTCGCCGGCCGCCCCATGACGCCCACGGGCAGGGTCCTCCTCGGGGACAGCCTCGGCGTCATCGCCGCGCCCTACGGCCGCGCGTGGCGGCAGCTCCGCATGATCTGCACCCTGGAGCTCCTCACCGCCCGCCGCGTCCGCTCCTTCGGCCCCGTGCGCGCGGAGGAGGTCGGCCGGCTGCTCCGCTCTCTGGCGCCGGAGCCGGGCTCGGCTCCGGCCGCGGTGAACCTGAGCGAGCGGATCGCCGCGTGCGTGGCGGACTCGGCGGTGCGCGCCGTCATCGGCAGCCGGTTCGCGGACCGTGGCGCGTTCCTGCGGCTGCTGGAGCGGAGGATGAAGCTCGTGCCGGCCAAGTGCCTGCCGGACCTCTTCCCGTCGTCACGGCTGGCGATGCTCGTCAGCTCGATGCCGCGCCGGATTAGGAGGGAGCGCCGCGAGATGATGGAGTTCGTCGACGCCATCGTCCGCGAGCACCAGGAGAACAGggtggccgccggcgacgaggaggacctGCTCGATGTCCTCCTCAGGGTCCAAAGCGAGGGCGAGCTCGATCCTCCGCTCACCGGCGACGACATCAAGACCGTTATCATC GACATGTTCATGGCGGGGAGTGAGACGTCGGCGACGTTGCTGCAGTGGGCGATGGCGGAGCTCGTGAACAACCCAGGAGCGATGCGCAAGGCGCAGGAGGAGGTCCGgcgggaggtggccgggcgcgtcaCGGAGGACGCCCTGGGGAGCCTCCGCTACGTGGGCCTGGTCATCAAGGAGACGCTCCGGCTGCACCCTCCGGCGACGCTGATCCTGCGCGAGTGCCGGGCCGCGTGCCGGGTGCTGGGGTTCGACGTGCCGGCGGGGGCGATGGTGCTGGTCAACGCGTGGGCCATCGGCCGGGACGCGGTCAGCTGGGGCGCCGACGCCGAGGAGTTCCGGCCGGAGCGGTTCGACGGCAGCGGCGTGGACTTCAAGGGCACGGACTTGGAGTACATCCCGTTCGGCGCCGGGCGGCGGATGTGCCCAGGGGTGGCGTTCGGGCTGGCCAACGTGGAGCTGGCGCTCGCCAGCCTCCTGTACCACTTCGAGTGGGAGGTGCCGGAGCCCGGGGAGGAGCTGGACATGGCCGAGGCCATGGGACTCACCACGCGGCGGCGCTCCGATCTCCTCCTCGTTCCCAAGCTCCGCGTGCCTCTGCCTTGTTGA